In a single window of the Terriglobus roseus genome:
- a CDS encoding inorganic diphosphatase gives MPNYLELPVGAKSPEVVNAVIEIPYQGRMKFEYDKQLEVFKLDRNLYSPVHYPGDYGFLPSTLGDDGDPLDVLVLVDEPSFPGCLQEVRPIGLMEMIDGGEGDEKILAVGCANPRFFDITDYKQIHPHKLKEIVHFFSTYKDLEGKTVEIRGWRDVDYAHEVIQKSVAAYKAKKK, from the coding sequence ATGCCGAATTATTTAGAGTTGCCGGTGGGCGCAAAGTCGCCCGAAGTCGTAAATGCGGTGATTGAGATCCCGTACCAGGGCCGCATGAAGTTTGAGTACGACAAGCAGCTGGAAGTCTTCAAGCTGGACCGCAACCTGTACAGCCCCGTCCACTATCCCGGCGACTACGGCTTTCTTCCAAGCACTCTGGGCGATGACGGCGACCCATTGGACGTTCTGGTTCTGGTGGATGAGCCCAGCTTTCCCGGTTGCCTGCAGGAAGTTCGTCCGATCGGCCTGATGGAGATGATCGACGGTGGCGAAGGCGATGAGAAGATCCTGGCTGTGGGCTGCGCAAACCCGCGCTTCTTCGATATCACCGATTACAAGCAGATCCACCCACACAAGCTGAAGGAGATCGTGCACTTCTTCTCGACCTATAAGGACCTCGAAGGGAAAACCGTTGAGATCAGGGGCTGGCGTGACGTCGATTACGCGCACGAAGTGATTCAGAAGTCGGTTGCGGCCTATAAGGCGAAGAAGAAGTAG
- the purS gene encoding phosphoribosylformylglycinamidine synthase subunit PurS, whose product MRAHVYVTLKTTVLDAQGQTIANALRRLHHPQVESVRQGKYFVLTLADTLTGDAAEAEVKRIASEVLTNPVIEEFTYKIDA is encoded by the coding sequence ATGCGCGCCCACGTTTATGTCACGCTGAAGACCACGGTACTCGATGCCCAGGGCCAGACCATTGCCAACGCCCTTCGCCGCCTGCACCACCCGCAGGTTGAGTCCGTGCGCCAGGGAAAGTACTTCGTCCTGACCCTCGCCGACACCCTGACCGGTGATGCGGCCGAGGCAGAAGTGAAGCGCATTGCCAGTGAAGTGCTGACAAACCCCGTCATCGAAGAGTTCACCTACAAGATCGACGCCTAA
- a CDS encoding TetR/AcrR family transcriptional regulator, giving the protein MPQVIQESIEPRKTPVQARATVSVESILEATLQVLLDVGQARLTTTRVAERAGVSVGTLYQYFPNKNALLKTVMERHLAEIAEVVETECALLRGKPLAAMAEGVVREFLRVKLGNLRKSMALYAFSYDMDRARLVKCMSERIRTAMADMLRTSTEPLGTDPAVAAAMLGDMMAGVTRRMVESEVPKKQADAMRRELVVAATAYLQASVHKPTRRPCR; this is encoded by the coding sequence TTGCCGCAGGTCATTCAAGAGTCCATCGAGCCAAGAAAGACGCCGGTCCAGGCACGCGCCACGGTCAGCGTGGAGTCAATCCTGGAGGCGACCCTTCAGGTTTTGCTGGATGTGGGACAGGCCCGCCTGACCACAACACGCGTCGCCGAACGAGCGGGTGTGTCCGTGGGCACTCTGTACCAGTACTTCCCCAACAAGAACGCGTTGCTGAAGACAGTAATGGAGCGCCACCTGGCCGAGATCGCCGAGGTCGTGGAGACAGAGTGCGCCCTGCTGCGAGGAAAGCCTCTGGCAGCCATGGCCGAAGGTGTGGTGCGGGAGTTTTTGAGGGTGAAGCTGGGGAATCTCCGCAAAAGCATGGCGCTGTATGCCTTCAGCTACGACATGGACCGGGCGCGCCTGGTGAAGTGCATGAGCGAGCGCATCCGTACGGCGATGGCCGACATGCTTCGCACGTCGACGGAACCACTGGGCACCGATCCCGCAGTGGCTGCGGCGATGCTGGGCGACATGATGGCCGGTGTGACGCGGCGGATGGTGGAATCGGAAGTGCCGAAGAAGCAGGCCGATGCGATGCGGCGCGAACTGGTCGTCGCTGCAACTGCCTACCTGCAGGCATCCGTGCATAAGCCGACGCGACGTCCCTGCCGGTAA
- a CDS encoding oxidoreductase — MAEAAKLGGTYKFPSAEKTVHRVGYGAMRLSGPHVFGPPADRDEAIRVLRTAVEAGVNHIDTSDFYGPFVTNQIIREALHPYADVLTLVTKIGASRGETGSWDAALDRQQIIDGVHSNLRNLGVDALDVVNLRVGAPLFPADMSIEEPLTVLLELQQQGLIRHLGLSTVTHQQIQEGQKLAKIVCVQNLYNIAQREDDALIDTLNAQGIAYVPYFPLGGFTPLQSSALDDIAKSLGATSMQVALAWLLHRSPNILLIPGTSSVAHLKENLAAADLQLPAGTLAQLDAIGKQS; from the coding sequence ATGGCAGAAGCAGCAAAGCTTGGCGGCACCTACAAATTCCCCTCGGCAGAAAAGACTGTCCACCGCGTCGGCTACGGCGCCATGCGGCTCAGCGGGCCGCATGTCTTCGGTCCACCCGCAGACCGTGACGAGGCCATCCGCGTTCTCCGTACGGCGGTGGAGGCAGGCGTCAACCACATCGATACCTCAGATTTCTACGGCCCTTTCGTCACCAACCAGATCATCCGTGAAGCCTTGCACCCCTACGCCGACGTTCTGACGCTTGTCACCAAGATCGGCGCGTCGCGCGGTGAAACCGGCTCGTGGGACGCGGCACTGGATCGCCAGCAGATCATCGATGGCGTTCACAGCAATCTTCGCAATCTCGGCGTGGATGCTCTGGATGTGGTGAACCTGCGCGTCGGCGCGCCCCTCTTCCCGGCAGACATGTCGATCGAGGAGCCGCTCACCGTACTGCTTGAGCTGCAACAACAGGGCCTGATCCGTCACCTTGGACTGAGCACCGTGACGCACCAGCAGATCCAAGAAGGGCAGAAGCTTGCGAAGATTGTCTGCGTGCAGAACCTGTACAACATCGCGCAGCGCGAGGATGATGCGCTGATCGACACACTCAACGCGCAGGGCATCGCGTACGTGCCGTACTTCCCGCTGGGCGGCTTCACGCCACTGCAGTCGTCTGCGCTGGACGACATCGCAAAGTCTCTCGGCGCAACGTCCATGCAGGTTGCACTGGCCTGGCTGCTGCACCGCTCACCCAACATCCTGCTGATCCCCGGCACGTCATCGGTAGCGCATCTGAAGGAGAACCTGGCAGCAGCCGATCTGCAACTGCCCGCAGGGACCCTCGCCCAGCTCGACGCAATCGGAAAGCAGAGCTAA
- a CDS encoding aminotransferase class V-fold PLP-dependent enzyme, whose product MPNRRTFLKSAAACAPAAAMLRTPAQNPAKTIAPLPATLPADRWPAEFDVAPGIINLENGYWGLMPVRTANLYAEKTAYVNRFNSIWGRGVLPGDNSAADFRAGRAAIASMVGVAYEECALTRSGTEGLQTLIVQYKNLKPGDTVICCDLDYDTTLSAMDYLGDHRGAKVVRFNMPEPATEANVLQAYEDTLKANPGTKMMLVTQVSHRTGLISPVKKIVAMARARGVDCIVDIAHGVGCLDFKIPDLDCDFAAWSVHKWTMAPLGTGALYIRRNRIADIDIHYDNHEIPPDDITARVPPGVTNFAATLTLPGAVQFYNATGGKVREDHLRMLRDRWVHAVKDLPNVDILVPDNPANYCAITSFRLKGMYTVADALKVQHRLFDKYKIHTVFRKGVAKGPVIRVTPSLYNTVADMDALATALQVEHGMLL is encoded by the coding sequence GTGCCCAACCGCCGCACCTTTCTGAAGTCCGCCGCTGCCTGCGCTCCTGCTGCCGCCATGCTCCGCACGCCCGCGCAGAATCCTGCGAAGACCATCGCGCCGCTCCCCGCGACCCTGCCCGCGGATCGCTGGCCCGCAGAGTTCGATGTCGCTCCCGGCATCATCAACCTTGAGAACGGCTACTGGGGCCTGATGCCTGTGCGTACGGCCAATCTCTATGCCGAAAAGACCGCCTATGTGAATCGATTCAACAGCATCTGGGGACGTGGCGTTCTGCCCGGCGACAACTCTGCAGCAGACTTCCGCGCAGGCCGTGCTGCCATCGCGTCAATGGTCGGTGTCGCCTATGAAGAGTGCGCACTGACGCGCTCCGGTACTGAGGGGCTGCAGACACTCATCGTGCAGTACAAGAACCTGAAGCCCGGTGACACGGTCATCTGCTGCGACCTGGACTATGACACGACACTGTCCGCGATGGACTACCTGGGCGATCATCGCGGCGCGAAGGTCGTGCGCTTCAACATGCCCGAGCCGGCCACCGAGGCCAATGTTCTGCAGGCCTACGAAGACACGCTGAAGGCAAATCCCGGCACGAAGATGATGCTTGTCACGCAGGTCTCGCACCGTACCGGCCTCATCTCGCCGGTGAAGAAGATCGTGGCGATGGCGCGTGCGCGCGGTGTGGATTGCATTGTGGACATCGCGCACGGCGTAGGCTGCCTCGACTTCAAGATCCCGGATCTCGATTGTGACTTCGCCGCGTGGTCCGTGCACAAGTGGACGATGGCGCCTCTGGGCACAGGCGCCCTCTACATCCGCAGGAACCGCATCGCGGACATCGACATTCATTACGACAATCACGAGATCCCGCCCGACGACATCACCGCGCGCGTGCCGCCCGGTGTCACGAACTTCGCCGCGACGCTGACGCTGCCGGGCGCGGTGCAGTTCTACAACGCGACCGGCGGCAAGGTCCGCGAAGACCATCTGCGCATGCTGCGCGATCGTTGGGTGCACGCCGTGAAAGACCTTCCCAACGTGGACATCCTGGTGCCTGACAATCCGGCAAACTACTGCGCCATTACGAGCTTCCGCTTGAAGGGCATGTACACGGTTGCAGACGCGTTGAAGGTGCAGCATCGGCTCTTCGACAAGTACAAGATCCACACGGTCTTTCGCAAAGGCGTCGCGAAGGGCCCGGTGATTCGCGTCACTCCGAGTCTGTACAACACGGTGGCTGATATGGACGCGCTTGCGACCGCTCTACAGGTGGAGCATGGGATGTTGCTGTAG
- a CDS encoding alpha/beta hydrolase family protein: MMRLHRLLALSLSLACVANAQTQQPFSVADALSAPFMNQLTAAPAKNRVAWFVDQEGIRNVWVAAPGEKAHAITHYKEDDGQDIDNITWSPDGERVAYTRGIGPEGSEHPTAANPAHLQEDVKARVEIATVTGEVRVVGEGHSAAFSADGKRIFFLRSGKIFAADVVDATKQPEQLVIAKGTATALRPSPDGSKLAFVSRRSDHSFIGVFTFASKTLTYVDPGTGLDHDPAWSNDSKRIAFVRESPWISELDLRWMRAVPVPWSIRIADAATGEGTEAWHADKGNGSLFHEMVAKNQLLWMADGRIVFPWEKTGWLHLYSLMPGEKSGKLLTPGDFEVDNVVTDGERVVYSSNQVTNDPADIDRRHLWSVSTAASPPSAITSGPQLETNPALLADGSVAFMAASWGQAFFPVLSVRGLENIISCSGPGRRPCPQMAPPGRGPLASLAVEGLPSSSRPRYDEFVVPQMIVFPATDGLPIHGQLFLPKNAGPGTKLPTIVFFHGGSRRQMLLGFNPMQYYAQTYELNQYFVSRGYAVLSVNYRSGTGYGMEFRQAPHYGAFGGTEYLDIEGAVKWLKAQPNVDTKRIGAWGGSYGGYLTALALARDSADFAAGVDLHGVHDWSYELDLWKPTDDPDHNTAAAAAVAFKASPMADVSKWKSPVLLMQGDDDRNVLFGQTVRLAAALRANGVDVEEKVFPDEVHDFLLHGNWVKAYELAADFFDRKLKNRP; this comes from the coding sequence ATGATGCGCCTGCACCGCCTGCTAGCTCTTAGCCTTAGCCTTGCCTGCGTAGCGAACGCGCAGACGCAGCAGCCGTTCAGCGTCGCCGATGCGCTCTCCGCGCCCTTCATGAACCAGTTGACTGCCGCACCCGCGAAGAATCGCGTGGCATGGTTCGTGGATCAGGAGGGCATTCGCAACGTATGGGTTGCCGCCCCCGGCGAGAAGGCGCACGCCATCACGCACTACAAGGAGGACGACGGCCAGGACATCGACAACATCACCTGGTCGCCCGATGGAGAGCGCGTTGCCTACACGCGCGGTATTGGACCTGAGGGCAGCGAACACCCGACCGCTGCCAACCCCGCGCATCTGCAGGAAGACGTAAAGGCGCGTGTCGAGATCGCAACTGTGACCGGCGAGGTGCGTGTCGTCGGCGAGGGCCATTCCGCGGCATTCTCCGCGGACGGCAAGCGCATCTTCTTCCTGCGCAGCGGCAAGATCTTCGCCGCAGACGTGGTCGACGCCACGAAGCAGCCCGAGCAACTCGTGATTGCTAAAGGCACCGCGACCGCACTGCGGCCCTCCCCCGATGGCAGCAAGCTGGCCTTTGTTTCGCGCCGCAGCGACCACAGCTTCATCGGCGTCTTCACCTTTGCCAGCAAGACACTCACGTACGTCGATCCCGGTACGGGCCTCGACCACGATCCCGCCTGGTCGAACGATTCGAAGCGCATTGCTTTCGTGCGGGAGAGTCCGTGGATCAGTGAACTCGATCTTCGCTGGATGCGCGCCGTGCCCGTGCCGTGGTCGATCCGGATTGCCGATGCAGCGACCGGCGAAGGCACTGAGGCCTGGCATGCCGACAAAGGCAATGGCTCTCTCTTCCACGAGATGGTGGCGAAGAATCAACTGCTCTGGATGGCGGATGGCCGCATTGTCTTCCCGTGGGAGAAGACCGGCTGGCTGCACCTGTATTCGCTGATGCCCGGTGAGAAGAGTGGGAAGCTGCTGACGCCCGGCGACTTCGAAGTGGACAACGTTGTCACGGACGGCGAGCGGGTCGTTTACAGCAGCAACCAGGTCACAAACGATCCTGCGGATATCGACCGCAGGCACCTGTGGAGTGTGAGTACGGCGGCGAGCCCGCCAAGCGCGATTACCAGCGGCCCGCAACTGGAGACCAATCCAGCGTTACTAGCCGATGGGTCGGTCGCTTTCATGGCTGCTTCATGGGGCCAGGCATTCTTTCCCGTGCTCTCGGTTAGAGGACTGGAGAACATCATCTCGTGTAGCGGTCCGGGCAGACGGCCTTGCCCCCAAATGGCTCCTCCGGGCCGGGGTCCTCTCGCCAGCCTGGCCGTCGAGGGACTGCCTTCGTCATCCCGTCCCCGTTATGACGAGTTCGTCGTCCCTCAAATGATTGTCTTCCCGGCAACCGATGGCTTGCCGATTCACGGTCAACTCTTCCTACCGAAGAACGCAGGGCCCGGCACGAAGCTACCCACCATCGTCTTCTTCCACGGTGGATCGCGCCGCCAGATGCTGCTTGGCTTCAATCCCATGCAGTACTACGCGCAGACGTATGAGCTGAACCAGTACTTCGTCTCGCGCGGCTACGCGGTGCTCAGCGTGAACTATCGCAGCGGGACAGGCTACGGCATGGAGTTCCGGCAGGCCCCGCACTACGGCGCCTTTGGCGGTACGGAGTATCTGGATATTGAAGGCGCAGTGAAGTGGCTGAAGGCGCAACCGAATGTCGACACGAAACGCATTGGCGCATGGGGTGGCAGCTATGGAGGCTATCTGACGGCGCTCGCACTCGCGCGTGATTCGGCAGACTTTGCGGCGGGCGTGGATCTGCACGGCGTGCATGACTGGTCGTACGAACTCGACCTGTGGAAGCCGACGGACGATCCGGATCACAACACGGCTGCCGCTGCGGCGGTTGCGTTCAAGGCTTCGCCGATGGCCGATGTCAGTAAGTGGAAGAGCCCCGTACTGCTGATGCAGGGAGACGACGATCGCAATGTGCTGTTCGGTCAGACGGTGCGGCTGGCCGCGGCTCTGCGTGCAAACGGTGTCGATGTCGAAGAGAAAGTCTTTCCCGATGAAGTCCACGACTTTCTGCTGCATGGGAACTGGGTCAAGGCTTACGAACTCGCGGCGGACTTCTTTGATCGGAAGCTGAAGAATCGTCCGTGA
- the garD gene encoding galactarate dehydratase, with product MTDTPTRPLRIVVHPDDNVAIIVNEGGLRAGTVFEDGLTLTEDIPEAHKIALVDLPRGSRVIRYGVTIGATNADIPCGAWVHEGLLELPPAPELSEVPFGGAVLPAQEPLKGFTFEGFRNDDGTVGTRNILGISTTVQCVAATVDFAVKRIKAELLPKYPNVDDVIGITHIYGCGVAINAPGSEIPIRTLRNLSLNPNLGGAPMVVSLGCEKLQPAQMLPASTLPILQGSPYVVRLQDEEHTSFGEMVAAIMELAEKRLIELDKRRRVTCPASDLVVGLQCGGSDAFSGVTANPAVGFATDLLVRAGATVMFSEVTEVRDGIHLLTARAAEDEVARDLVREMQWYDDYLAHGGVDRSANPSPGNKKGGLNNIVEKAMGSIAKSGIGTIHGVSGHGERVTKKGLIFAATPASDFVCGTLQLAAGMNMHVFTTGRGTPYGLAMAPVIKVTSRTSLAKRWSDLIDINAGTIATGDQTIEQVGWEIFHMILEVASGRQQTCADRWGLHNEFALFNPAPIT from the coding sequence ATGACTGACACACCGACACGCCCGCTGCGCATCGTCGTCCATCCGGACGACAACGTCGCCATCATCGTGAATGAAGGCGGGCTGCGCGCGGGCACGGTGTTTGAGGACGGCCTGACGCTGACGGAAGACATCCCCGAAGCCCACAAGATCGCGCTGGTGGATCTGCCGCGCGGATCGCGCGTGATTCGCTATGGTGTGACGATCGGCGCAACGAATGCCGACATCCCGTGCGGAGCCTGGGTACACGAGGGTCTGCTGGAATTGCCGCCTGCACCGGAGTTGAGCGAAGTGCCTTTCGGCGGCGCGGTGCTCCCGGCGCAGGAGCCGCTGAAAGGCTTTACCTTCGAGGGCTTCCGTAACGACGACGGCACGGTTGGCACGCGCAACATCCTGGGCATCAGCACTACGGTGCAGTGCGTCGCGGCAACCGTCGACTTTGCCGTCAAGCGCATCAAGGCAGAGCTGCTGCCGAAGTATCCCAACGTCGATGACGTCATCGGCATCACGCACATCTATGGCTGTGGCGTCGCCATCAACGCGCCGGGCTCCGAGATCCCGATCCGCACGCTGCGTAACCTGAGCCTGAATCCAAATCTCGGTGGTGCGCCCATGGTCGTCAGCCTCGGTTGCGAAAAGCTGCAGCCCGCGCAGATGCTGCCGGCATCGACCCTGCCGATCCTGCAAGGATCACCGTACGTCGTGCGGCTACAGGACGAGGAGCACACCAGCTTCGGCGAGATGGTTGCGGCCATCATGGAGCTGGCGGAGAAGCGCCTGATCGAACTGGATAAGCGACGTCGCGTGACCTGCCCCGCAAGCGACCTTGTGGTGGGTCTGCAGTGTGGCGGCAGCGATGCATTCAGTGGTGTGACCGCGAACCCTGCAGTCGGTTTCGCGACCGACCTGCTCGTGCGTGCAGGCGCGACAGTGATGTTCAGCGAGGTCACCGAGGTTCGCGACGGCATCCACCTGCTGACCGCGCGTGCCGCCGAGGATGAGGTGGCGCGAGACCTTGTCCGCGAGATGCAGTGGTACGACGACTATCTCGCACATGGCGGCGTGGATCGCAGCGCAAACCCGTCGCCCGGCAACAAGAAGGGCGGCCTGAATAACATTGTCGAGAAGGCCATGGGCTCTATCGCGAAGAGCGGCATCGGCACCATCCACGGCGTCAGCGGCCACGGCGAACGCGTGACGAAGAAGGGTCTGATCTTTGCCGCGACACCTGCCAGCGACTTCGTCTGCGGCACACTGCAACTGGCGGCCGGCATGAACATGCACGTCTTCACCACAGGCCGGGGCACGCCCTACGGCCTGGCGATGGCGCCGGTGATCAAGGTGACCTCACGCACCTCGCTGGCAAAACGCTGGAGCGACCTGATCGACATCAACGCGGGCACCATTGCAACGGGTGACCAGACCATTGAACAGGTGGGCTGGGAGATCTTCCACATGATTCTGGAGGTGGCCAGCGGCCGTCAGCAGACCTGCGCAGACCGCTGGGGACTTCACAACGAATTCGCGTTGTTCAATCCGGCTCCGATTACCTAG
- a CDS encoding aldehyde dehydrogenase (NADP(+)), with amino-acid sequence MAVTGAMLIGAEEVLGTQGEMRAANPATGAELEPVFGGGSVADVAKACELAEQDFDAFRAAPLEMRAVLLETIAQNLIDLGDELIERAMAESGLPKARLEGERGRSCGQLKLFASLVRDGRFLNVVVDTAMPDRKPLPRSDLRSRKIPVGPVAVFGASNFPLAFSVAGGDTAAALAAGCPVVAKAHPSHLGTSELAGRAIQEAVAKCGLPPGTFSLLVGVGNEVGGALVKHPAIQSVAFTGSRKGGQALMAIAAARPQPIPVFAEMSSINPLFLLPAALEARGAAIATGLVGSATLGVGQFCTKPGLIFGIAGETFDAFTKAAGEAISAANAATMLNAGIQQAFAHGVVSVEAISGVTRLGAGGEAPHPVAAQPVLFATTAESFSKNPKLGEEIFGPVALVISCKDDAEMVHLANQFEGQLTATMHLEAADHALAAKLLPVLERKAGRIVINGFPTGVEVSYAMVHGGPSPSTSDARVTSVGAMAIERFLRPVCYQDFPADLLPAELQDANLATKPRLVDGKLLTA; translated from the coding sequence ATGGCAGTGACTGGAGCAATGCTGATTGGTGCCGAGGAAGTTCTCGGGACGCAGGGCGAGATGCGCGCGGCAAATCCCGCAACCGGTGCGGAGTTGGAGCCGGTCTTCGGCGGTGGATCGGTCGCCGATGTGGCGAAGGCCTGCGAGCTTGCCGAGCAGGACTTCGACGCCTTTCGCGCGGCGCCGCTGGAGATGCGCGCAGTGCTGCTGGAGACCATTGCGCAGAACCTGATAGACCTGGGCGATGAGCTCATCGAACGCGCAATGGCCGAGAGCGGACTGCCTAAGGCTCGCCTCGAGGGCGAGCGCGGACGTAGCTGCGGCCAGTTAAAACTCTTCGCATCGCTGGTGCGTGACGGCCGGTTCCTGAATGTCGTCGTCGACACTGCCATGCCCGATCGCAAGCCGCTGCCGCGCAGCGATCTGCGCTCGCGCAAGATTCCCGTTGGCCCGGTCGCTGTCTTCGGCGCAAGCAATTTCCCTCTCGCGTTTTCAGTCGCTGGCGGCGATACCGCTGCGGCGCTTGCAGCGGGGTGCCCCGTCGTAGCAAAGGCACACCCGTCGCACCTGGGCACCTCGGAACTTGCGGGGCGTGCGATTCAGGAGGCTGTTGCGAAGTGCGGCCTGCCTCCGGGTACGTTCTCGCTGCTGGTGGGCGTAGGCAATGAGGTGGGCGGCGCGCTGGTGAAGCATCCCGCCATCCAGTCCGTCGCGTTCACGGGGTCGCGCAAGGGTGGGCAGGCGTTGATGGCGATTGCCGCCGCGCGCCCTCAGCCCATCCCCGTCTTTGCCGAGATGAGCAGCATAAACCCGCTCTTTCTGCTGCCCGCAGCTCTTGAAGCACGCGGTGCGGCGATTGCTACCGGCCTCGTCGGATCGGCGACGCTGGGCGTGGGACAATTCTGCACCAAGCCCGGTCTGATCTTCGGCATTGCGGGCGAGACGTTCGATGCGTTCACGAAGGCCGCGGGCGAGGCAATCTCTGCCGCGAACGCCGCGACGATGTTGAACGCAGGCATTCAACAGGCCTTCGCGCATGGTGTTGTATCGGTAGAAGCCATCAGCGGCGTCACCAGGCTGGGCGCGGGCGGTGAGGCCCCGCATCCCGTCGCAGCGCAGCCCGTTCTGTTCGCGACGACGGCTGAGAGCTTCAGTAAGAATCCAAAGCTGGGTGAGGAGATCTTTGGGCCCGTCGCGCTCGTGATCTCGTGCAAGGACGACGCCGAGATGGTCCATCTTGCCAACCAGTTTGAGGGTCAGCTGACGGCCACCATGCATCTGGAAGCAGCGGACCACGCGCTCGCCGCGAAGCTGCTGCCGGTGCTGGAGCGCAAGGCTGGACGCATCGTGATCAATGGCTTCCCGACGGGTGTAGAAGTCTCGTACGCCATGGTGCATGGCGGACCTTCGCCTTCGACTTCGGACGCGCGCGTGACGTCCGTTGGTGCCATGGCGATCGAGCGGTTCCTCCGACCGGTTTGCTACCAGGACTTCCCCGCCGATTTGTTGCCTGCCGAATTGCAGGATGCCAACCTTGCGACGAAACCCCGGCTCGTGGACGGCAAGCTGCTCACCGCATAG
- the kdgD gene encoding 5-dehydro-4-deoxyglucarate dehydratase, which translates to MDPKTLASTIGSGLLSFPVTHFTADGDFNEDSYRKHLAWLDAHKLAALFAAGGTGEYFSLTLPEYSRVVSAAVAETAGKMPILAGCGYGTRTAIEFAKAAEKSGAQGLLLFPPYLVNPDQDGLFRHVKAICDSTSLGVIVYNRDNAIATDVTIARMCDACPNLVGFKDGVGDLELMMKIYLRMGDRLTYIGGLPTAETFALSYLEMGVTTYSSAIFNFLPKWATDFYAAVRRRDHAFVAREMREFVVPYLAIRDRRKGYAVSIVKAGVRLMGHDCGPVRTPLSDLTDDETTQLKALIGNRT; encoded by the coding sequence ATGGACCCCAAGACTCTAGCATCGACCATCGGCTCCGGCCTGCTCTCCTTCCCGGTCACGCACTTCACCGCCGACGGTGACTTCAACGAAGACTCGTACCGCAAGCACCTGGCGTGGCTGGATGCGCACAAGCTGGCCGCGCTGTTTGCCGCGGGCGGTACGGGGGAGTACTTCTCGCTGACGCTGCCGGAGTACAGCCGCGTGGTGAGCGCCGCCGTCGCCGAGACCGCGGGCAAGATGCCGATCCTGGCTGGCTGCGGTTACGGCACACGCACGGCGATTGAGTTTGCCAAAGCCGCTGAAAAATCCGGTGCGCAGGGGCTACTGCTGTTTCCGCCGTACCTTGTGAATCCGGATCAGGATGGACTCTTCCGGCATGTGAAGGCGATCTGCGATTCGACGTCGCTGGGCGTCATCGTCTACAACCGCGACAACGCGATTGCGACGGACGTGACCATTGCGCGCATGTGCGACGCCTGCCCGAACCTGGTTGGTTTCAAGGACGGCGTCGGTGACCTGGAACTGATGATGAAGATCTATCTGCGAATGGGCGACCGGCTGACGTACATCGGCGGCCTGCCCACGGCAGAGACGTTCGCGCTGAGCTACCTGGAGATGGGCGTGACGACTTACTCGTCGGCGATCTTCAACTTCCTGCCGAAGTGGGCGACCGACTTCTACGCCGCGGTCCGCCGTCGCGACCACGCGTTCGTTGCCAGGGAAATGCGCGAGTTCGTTGTGCCCTATCTGGCGATCCGCGACCGCCGCAAGGGATACGCGGTCTCCATCGTGAAGGCAGGCGTTCGCCTGATGGGTCACGATTGTGGCCCGGTACGCACGCCGCTCAGCGACCTGACAGACGACGAAACGACGCAGTTGAAAGCCTTGATCGGCAACCGCACCTAA